A region from the Panicum hallii strain FIL2 chromosome 1, PHallii_v3.1, whole genome shotgun sequence genome encodes:
- the LOC112900294 gene encoding abscisic stress-ripening protein 1-like translates to MAEEKKHHHHLFHRHKDGEEEGSAGGEVDYEKKEKHHKHLEQLGGLGAIAAGAYAIHEKHKAKKDPENAQGHRVKEEVAAVAALGAAGFAFHEHHQKKDAKKHAAADN, encoded by the exons ATGGCTGAGGAGAAgaagcaccaccaccacctgtTCCACCGCCACAaggacggcgaggaggaggggagcgccggcggcgaggtggactACGAGAAGAAGGAGAAGCACCACAAGCACCTGGAGCAGCTCGGCGGGCTcggcgccatcgccgccggcgcaTACGCCATT CACGAGAAGCACAAGGCGAAGAAGGACCCCGAGAACGCGCAGGGGCACAGGGTgaaggaggaggtggcggcggtggcggcgctgggcgcggcCGGGTTCGCGTTCCACGAGCACCACCAGAAGAAGGACGCCAAGAagcacgccgccgccgacaACTGA
- the LOC112875279 gene encoding uncharacterized protein LOC112875279, with product MPKPKGKAKRPVPPLPRRWAGGRWRPVAVGGGLGLAAAAYVGVDYLRHLSPAWHGRLRPALWAALALATAARAPFYRRWDAELRAAPRFLAALVFMLAALLCEAISVRFINTVLGLQWHRSTAPLPDTGQWILLALNEKLPQTVVDLLRARIISLHHYLMLFIMLGFSALFDCIKGPGLGIGSRYMFTMAVGRLLRTITFLATILPSARPWCAEARYRIPDYPHPWAQKYYAPYASDRMMIWRVMKQDMPYATLQDYPDEYKPDWGLMSFLVDILRPNTGEGPSWYHLLKKSSGGCSDLLYSGHMLVAVLTAMAWTEAYGGWSSIVIWFLVVHSAQREIRERHHYSVDCIVAIYVGMLLWRMTGFLWSARETNRSRRIAKLDEVQNRLFRAAKDSDILEVRSLLGEVELAGQEKKGFSQCIIFSFAAAMIVFTLLFVLLAFTLTNDG from the exons ATGCCGAAGCCAAAGGGGAAGGCGAAGAGGCctgtgccgccgctgccgcggcggTGGGCAGGAGGTCGCTGGCGACCCGtcgcggtgggcggcgggcttGGGCTGGCCGCCGCGGCGTACGTGGGCGTGGACTACCTGCGGCACCTGTCCCCCGCATGGCATGGGCGGCTGCGCCCGGCGCTCTGGGCGGCGCTGGCGctcgccaccgccgcgcgcgcgcccttcTACCGCCGATGGGACGCGGagctccgcgccgccccgcggTTCCTCGCGGCCTTGGTGTTCATGCTCGCGGCATTGCTCTGCGAGGCCATCTCCGTTCGCTTCATCAACACCGTGCTCGGCCTCCAATGGCACCG ATCTACTGCTCCTCTTCCTGACACTGGCCAGTGGATCCTTCTAGCTTTGAATGAGAAGCTTCCTCAAACTGTGGTTGATCTACTGAGAGCTCGCATCATCTCTCTTCATCATTACTTGATGTTGTTCATCATGTTGGGTTTTTCGGCATTGTTTGACTGCATCAAAGGTCCAGGACTCGGTATAGGCTCAAGGTATATGTTCACGATGGCAGTTGGGCGTTTGCTCCGGACCATAACATTTCTTGCTACGATTCTTCCGTCCGCGCGACCTTGGTGTGCTGAAGCTCGATATCGAATACCTGACTATCCCCATCCTTGGGCACAGAAATATTACGCTCCATATGCTTCTGATAGGATGATGATCTGGAGGGTCATGAAACAGGACATGCCATACG CTACTCTTCAAGATTACCCTGATGAGTATAAACCTGATTGGGGATTGATGAGCTTCTTAGTAGACATTTTGAGACCAAACACTGGAGAGGGGCCTTCATGGTATCATTTGCTGAAGAAATCAAGTGGTGGTTGCAGTGACCTTCTGTATAGTGGACATATGCTTGTTGCTGTCCTAACTGCTATGGCATGGACG GAAGCATATGGGGGATGGAGCTCAATTGTGATATGGTTCCTCGTCGTCCATAGTGCTCAGAGGGAGATACGGGAGCGCCATCATTACAGCGTTGACTGCATTGTAGCAATCTACGTTGGAATGCTCTTGTGGAGGATGACTGGATTCCTCTGGTCTGCAAGGGAGACCAATCGATCCAGAAGGATTGCCAAGCTTGATGAGGTTCAGAACAGACTATTCCGTGCTGCAAAGGATTCAGACATCCTTGAAGTAAGGAGCCTGCTAGGTGAAGTTGAGTTGGCTGGTCAAGAAAAGAAGGGCTTTTCACAGTGCATCATCTTCTCCTTCGCCGCAGCTATGATTGTTTTTACCCTCTTGTTTGTTCTCCTGGCATTCACATTAACCAATGATGGGTGA
- the LOC112875912 gene encoding protein MAK16 homolog produces MSDDVVWHCIRHGHCSFMAKIETGIFCRNPYNVTGICNRSSCPLSNSRYATIRDHDGIFYLYMKTAERSHLPNKLWERVKLPRNYEKAIEVINKHLEFWPQLLVHKIKQRLTKMTQYRIRMRKLQLKVREKLMTVPRKKTRIDDTQARKAEQAAKIDNCIQSELLERLKKGCYNNEIYNYPFNDFSDIVKLEQEDEEYATQYVEPNENEMGLDDMEDFKGIPNSECGYTDADDDLLDEEVAKKQKRSKIGKRSTKVTSELEQDEDTGVRQMTLV; encoded by the exons aTGAGCGACGACGTGGTGTGGCACTGCATCCGCCACGGCCACTGCAGCTTCATGGCCAA GATCGAGACGGGCATCTTCTGCAGGAACCCCTACAACGTGACGGGCATCTGCAACCGGAGCTCCTGCCCCCTCTCCAACAGCCGCTACGCCACCATCCGCGATCACGATG GAATTTTTTATTTGTACATGAAAACTGCTGAAAGATCTCATCTGCCAAATAAATTGTGGGAGCGGGTTAAATTGCCAAGGAACTACGAGAAAGCAATAGAAGTTATCAACAAGcatctt GAATTTTGGCCACAGTTACTTGTGCATAAAATCAAGCAACGGCTGACAAAAATGACTCAGTATCGAATAAGAATGAGGAAACTTCAACTGAAAGTGAG GGAGAAGTTAATGACGGTACCCAGGAAGAAGACTCGGATAGATGACACACAAGCGAGAAAAGCTGAACAGGCTGCAAAAATAGATAAT TGTATTCAAAGTGAATTACTCGAACGTCTGAAGAAAGGATGTTACAATAATGAAATATACAATTACCCCTTCAATGATTTCAGTGACATTGTTAAACTTGAGCAAGAAGATGAA GAATATGCGACCCAATATGTTGAACCTAATGAGAATGAAATGGGACTGGATGACATGGAAGACTTTAAAGGCATTCCTAACAGTGAATGTG GTTATACAGATGCAGATGATGATCTTTTAGATGAGGAAGTAGCAAAGAAACAAAAGAGATCAAAGATAGGGAAAAGGTCTACGAAGGTCACGAGTGAG CTGGAACAAGATGAAGACACGGGTGTCAGACAAATGACGCTCGTGTGA
- the LOC112878062 gene encoding WD repeat domain-containing protein 83, whose translation MSSSGTTAQHLPRTEARSLSGHEGAVLAVRFNRDGNYCLSCGKDRTLRLWNPHTGAHVKTYKSHAREVRDVHSSSDNAKLVSCGADRQIFYWDVASGRVIRKFRGHNSEVNSVKFNEYNAVVVSAGYDRTVRAFDCRSQNSDPIQTIDTFQDSVMSVNLTKTEIIAGSVDGTVRTFDIRMGRETVDNLGHPVNCISLSNDNNCLLANCLDSTVRLLDKSSGELLQEYKGHACKSFKMDCCLTSDDAFVVGGSEDGYVFFWELVDAPVVARFRAHSSVVTSISYHPTKACMLTSSVDGSIRVWT comes from the exons ATGTCGTCCTCGGGGACGACCGCGCAGCATCTGCCGCGGACGGAGGCGCGGTCACTGTCGGGGCACGAGGGGGCGGTGCTCGCGGTGCGCTTCAACCGCGACGGCAACTACTGCCTGAGCTGCGGCAAGGACCGCACCCTCCGCCTCTGGAACCCGCACACCGGCGCCCACGTCAAGACCTACAAGTCCCACGCCCGCGAGGTCCGCGACGTCCACTCCTCCTC GGATAACGCGAAGCTGGTGTCCTGCGGCGCCGACAGGCAGATTTTCTACTGGGACGTTGCCTCGGGCCGCGTCATCCGCAAGTTCCGTGGTCACAACAGCGAG GTCAATTCAGTGAAGTTTAATGAGTATAATGCTGTTGTAGTCTCAGCTGGTTATGACCGTACGGTGCGTGCATTTGACTGCAGGTCACAAAACAGTGATCCTATTCAG ACTATTGATACTTTTCAAGATAGTGTAATGTCAGTTAACCTAACAAAGACAGAAATAATTGCGGGCAGTGTTGACGGTACTGTTCGGACATTTGACATTCGCATGGGTAG GGAGACTGTTGATAATCTGGGGCATCCTGTGAACTGTATATCGTTATCAAATGACAACAATTGCCTTTTGGCTAACTGTTTAGATTCTACTGTGAGGCTTCTAGACAA GTCATCAGGAGAACTGTTGCAGGAGTACAAGGGGCATGCGTGCAAG TCCTTCAAGATGGATTGCTGCCTGACAAGTGATGATGCATTTGTTGTTGGCGGATCTGAGGATGGCTATGTTTTCTTCTGGGAGTTAGTGGATGCACCTGTTGTTGCAAGATTCAGGGCACATAGTTCTGTG GTAACCAGCATAAGTTACCACCCAACGAAGGCCTGCATGTTGACATCTTCTGTggacggctctattcgtgtttGGACCTGA